A single window of Chloracidobacterium thermophilum B DNA harbors:
- the tsaD gene encoding tRNA (adenosine(37)-N6)-threonylcarbamoyltransferase complex transferase subunit TsaD, whose translation MRTVLGIETSCDETAAAVVIEGRQVISNIIASQMEFHRPYGGVVPEIASRQHLEAMADVVACAVAETGFDGLDGIAVTYGPGLVGALLVGLSYAKALSLALDVPLVGVHHIEGHLFSTVFEYGDWDYPALALIVSGGHTDLFYLPAALTYERLGHTRDDAAGEAYDKTARRLGLGYPGGPILDRLAQTGRAEAAPLVYRPPLIPDAPYDFSFSGLKTAVLRYIREQQIVPLPEGLTRDAILAQAPDNIRHLAASFQQAVVNTLVGVLERAIVAYRPRVVLTGGGVVCNSALRQALAELAERMGVGIRIPHPKYTTDNAAMIAAAGYAHLVRGERHNWSLEPAPSLRLGNHTAARPQPFRA comes from the coding sequence TCCTGTGATGAAACGGCTGCCGCAGTCGTCATCGAGGGACGGCAGGTCATCTCGAACATCATCGCCTCCCAGATGGAGTTTCATCGTCCCTACGGTGGCGTCGTTCCAGAAATTGCTTCCCGCCAGCACCTGGAGGCGATGGCGGACGTGGTTGCATGTGCCGTGGCCGAGACCGGCTTTGATGGTCTCGATGGGATTGCCGTCACTTACGGCCCCGGACTCGTGGGCGCGCTGCTGGTTGGCCTGTCTTACGCCAAGGCGCTGTCTCTGGCGCTGGATGTTCCGCTGGTCGGCGTGCACCACATTGAAGGACACCTGTTCTCAACGGTTTTTGAATACGGCGACTGGGACTATCCGGCCCTGGCTCTGATTGTCTCCGGCGGGCATACCGACCTGTTTTACCTTCCAGCAGCACTGACCTATGAGCGTCTCGGACACACCCGTGACGACGCCGCTGGTGAAGCCTACGACAAAACCGCCCGCCGTCTGGGCCTTGGCTACCCCGGCGGCCCTATCCTCGACCGGCTGGCGCAGACCGGACGCGCGGAAGCTGCGCCGCTGGTGTACCGTCCGCCACTCATCCCCGATGCCCCCTATGATTTTTCGTTCAGCGGTCTCAAAACAGCGGTGTTGCGCTACATCCGCGAACAGCAGATTGTGCCGCTGCCGGAAGGGCTGACCCGGGACGCCATCCTGGCGCAGGCCCCCGACAACATCCGCCATCTGGCGGCCAGTTTTCAGCAGGCGGTGGTCAACACATTGGTCGGCGTACTGGAGCGGGCCATTGTGGCTTACCGTCCACGGGTGGTCCTCACAGGCGGGGGCGTGGTGTGCAATTCAGCCCTGCGGCAGGCGCTGGCCGAACTGGCGGAGCGCATGGGTGTCGGGATTCGCATTCCGCATCCCAAGTACACGACCGACAATGCCGCCATGATTGCGGCCGCCGGCTATGCCCACCTTGTGCGCGGCGAACGGCACAACTGGTCTCTGGAACCCGCTCCGTCGCTGCGCCTT